In the Raphanus sativus cultivar WK10039 unplaced genomic scaffold, ASM80110v3 Scaffold1904, whole genome shotgun sequence genome, one interval contains:
- the LOC130504944 gene encoding uncharacterized protein LOC130504944, with translation MSESDLEREGRPAARLDKTQMDALIATLMHEMDKKLEFAGVTRSTNDVLGNTSQVRRAAREKRRGKRPTVANDLDSSSGRSTDEDRTERSIRSGRAASQTRSDRAMSQTRHTTRRAPRERPDDRLGNLKLRIPVFGGTSNPDDYLDWEKKIELVFDCQDYSEKKKVRLAKRFVPSYYGKDVHQKLRRLTQGTRGVEEYYQEMETLMLKGGVDESAEATMARFQAGLSRDIQDRIEMYEYEDIFELLHKSILIEQQLKRKHPTKGSYGNNYKTSTTKDEKPIVNAKEELKGYQRDDKGKAPATRARDVKCFKCHGFGHYANECTNKKVMLLLDNGDMISEEENVDASEEELIDYPVRAKLGLKTGKHPKPYPLQWLNEGGELMVTEQVMVPITIGRYQDEIVCDVLPMDSSHILLGRPWQFDKRAIHDGFTNRHSFTHRDKKIVLAPLSPQEVHEDQLQLKLRRQEAKKDSTESHKMGSNLMAKNSEVKKAFFLKQPLLLFVFKGALTASNLAPELPKDLQFILQDYGDVFPEDSPAGLPPFRGIEHQIDLVPGASLPNRPAYRTNPDETKELQRQVDELMEKGHIRESMSPCAVPVLLVPKKDGSWRMCVDCRAINNITVKYRYPIPRLDDMLDELHEVLRKESLFANFK, from the exons ATGTCTGAAAGTGATCTGGAACGAGAGGGAAGACCAGCAGCTAGACTGGATAAAACTCAGATGGATGCCTTGATAGCTACTCTTATGCATGAGATGGATAAAAAGCTTGAGTTTGCTGGGGTTACCCGTtctactaatgatgttttgggtaATACTTCACAGGTTAGGAGAGCAGCTAGGGAAAAGAGGAGAGGAAAACGACCTACCGTTGCTAATGATCTAGACTCCTCTTCTGGACGTAGCACAGATGAAGATCGAACAGAAAGGTCCATCAGGTCAGGACGTGCAGCTTCTCAAACCAGATCAGACCGTGCAATGTCTCAAACTAGACATACTACTCGACGTGCACCAAGGGAGAGACCTGATGATCGTCTTGGGAACCTTAAGCTTCGGATACCTGTCTTTGGAGGCACTAGCAATCCCGATGACTATCTtgattgggagaagaagattgaattggtGTTTGACTGCCAAGACTATTCggaaaagaagaaggtgaggcttgct AAACGCTTTGTGCCAAGCTATTATGGGAAAGATGTGCATCAAAAACTCAGAAGGCTTACCCAAGGCACGAGGGGAGTAGAGGAatactatcaggagatggaaacTCTTATGCTTAAAGGTGGTGTAGACGAGTCAGCTGAAGCTACCATGGCTCGCTTCCAGGCTGGGTTAAGCAGAGATATTCAGGATCGCATAGAGATGTATGAGTATGAGGATATCTTTGAGTTGCTACACAAGTCTATCCTCATAGAGCAGCAACTAAAGAGAAAGCATCCAACCAAGGGTTCCTATGGCAACAACTACAAGACGTCCACTACCAAGGATGAGAAACCAATTGTGAATGCAAAGGAGGAACTCAAGGGATATCAGCGTGATGATAAAGGAAAGGCACCAGCAACCAGagcaagagatgtgaagtgtttcaagtgtcatGGTTTtggacactatgccaatgagtgtaccaacaagaaggtgatgctACTTTTGGATAATGGTGATATGatatctgaggaagagaatgTTGATGCCTCAGAAGAAGAGTTGATAGACTATCCAGTCCGAG caaagcttggATTGAAAACAGGAAAGCATCCTAAACCTTACCCACTTCAATGGCTGAATGAAGGAGGCGAGTTGATGGTTACTGAACAAGtaatggttcctataaccattgggagaTACCAGGATGAGATAGTGTGTGACGTTCTACCTATGGATTCCAGCCACATCCTCTTAGGAAGGCCCTGGCAGTTTGATAAAAGAGCAATCCATGATGGTTTTACAAACCGCCATTCTTTCACCCACCGAGACAAGAAGATTGTTCTAGCTCCCTTATCTCCACAAGAAGTGCATGAGGATCAACTGCAGCTAAAACTCCGACGCCAAGAAGCCAAGAAAGATTCAACTGAATCACATAAGATGGGGTCTAATCTTATGGCCAAAAACAGTGAGGTTAAGAAAGCTTTCTTTCTTAAACAACCTttacttctctttgtttttaaagGTGCACTAACTGCTTCTAACCTTGCACCGGAGCTTCCGAAAGATCTTCAATTCATCTTGCAGGATTATggtgatgtgtttccagaagatagtcCAGCAGGTCTGCCTCCTTTCCGTGGtattgaacaccaaatagatctggttccaggcgcctctcttcctAACCGGCCTGCCTATAGGACCAATCCAGATGAGACCAAGGAGCTGCAAAGACAAGTGGATGAGCTGATGGAGAAAGGGCACATCCGAGAGAgcatgagtccatgtgctgtgcCAGTACTTTTAGTgcccaagaaagatggaagctggcgcatgtgtgttgactgcagagccattaACAACATTACTGTGAAGTACAGGTATCCTATTCCTAGGCTCGATGATATGTTAGATGAATTGCACG aagtgcttaggaaggagTCTCTTTTTGCTAACTTCAagtga